From a region of the Candida albicans SC5314 chromosome 1, complete sequence genome:
- a CDS encoding uncharacterized protein (Putative tricarboxylate carrier family protein; localized to the mitochondrial membrane) codes for MASSIPGPVSLPQSKYDLTTYWGRVKHCAEISDPTMLLNTTHDIETAKRMVWDYKNGVTSKMSPELWRAKKVLDSTLHPDTGETVFLPFRMSSCVLSNLVVTAGMLTPNLGTAGTLFWQIANQSLNVAINTANANKSHPLTTKQIVTNYTLAVSASCSVALGLNSLVPRLKSLKPNTRMILGRLVPFAAVVSAGIVNVFLMRSEELKKGITVFDRKGNEVGTSKQAAWYAVGETAASRVINATPIMVIPPLILVKLQQSRFLKSKSKGVETLVNIGLIFATSLVALPFALAVFPQRRVLAVNKLESKFHELKDKDGNDIKELEFNRGI; via the coding sequence ATGGCATCGTCAATACCAGGTCCAGTTTCTTTACCCCAGTCAAAATATGACTTAACCACTTACTGGGGAAGAGTGAAACATTGTGCTGAAATTTCTGATCCCACAATGTTGTTGAACACTACTCATGACATAGAAACTGCTAAAAGAATGGTTTGGGACTACAAAAATGGAGTGACTTCAAAAATGAGTCCAGAGCTTTGGAGAGCAAAGAAAGTTTTGGATTCTACTTTACATCCAGACACTGGTGAAACCGTGTTTTTGCCATTTAGAATGTCTTCTTGTGTTTTGTCCAACCTTGTTGTAACTGCAGGTATGTTGACACCAAACTTGGGAACAGCAGGCACTTTGTTTTGGCAGATTGCCAATCAGTCCTTGAATGTTGCAATTAACACTGCAAACGCCAATAAATCACATCCTTTAACAACTAAACAAATTGTCACTAATTATACATTGGCAGTTTCAGCCTCATGTTCCGTTGCCTTGGGATTAAATTCTTTGGTACCTAGATTAAAGTCATTAAAACCAAACACGAGAATGATTCTTGGTAGATTGGTCCCATTCGCAGCTGTTGTTTCAGCAGGTATTGTGAACGTATTTTTGATGAGGAGTGAAGAGTTGAAAAAGGGGATAACTGTGTTTGATAGAAAAGGAAATGAGGTTGGAACGTCTAAACAAGCAGCCTGGTATGCTGTAGGAGAAACTGCAGCAAGTAGAGTGATTAATGCTACCCCTATCATGGTCATTCCACCCTTGATTTTAGTGAAATTGCAGCAAAGTAGATTTTTGAAGAGTAAATCCAAAGGAGTTGAAACTTTGGTAAACATTGGGTTAATCTTTGCCACTTCATTAGTTGCTTTGCCTTTTGCATTGGCAGTTTTCCCACAAAGAAGAGTTTTAGCTGTGAACAAATTAGAAAGTAAGTTTCACGAGTTAAAGGACAAGGATGGTAACGATATCAAGGAATTAGAATTTAACAGAGGTATATAG
- the PPT2 gene encoding holo-[acyl-carrier-protein] synthase (Phosphopantetheinyl transferase (PPTase); Spider biofilm induced) yields MPKVGTVLGIGVDIVNSVRFERLLTAKSTSFGTRLSKRILHPEHELPLFQQMHSQRQAQYLTGSWAAKEALFKTLDLNSQKEFNFNQWYRFHDSNGKPFIWNDRYKLSDEEFHLSISHDDSLVIATVLRQKVYQI; encoded by the coding sequence ATGCCAAAAGTAGGCACTGTATTGGGTATAGGTGTTGATATCGTCAATTCTGTCAGATTTGAAAGATTGTTGACAGCCAAAAGCACGTCTTTCGGAACAAGGCTATCCAAGCGAATTCTTCACCCAGAACACGAATTACCTTTGTTTCAGCAGATGCACTCACAACGACAAGCTCAATATCTTACTGGATCTTGGGCAGCAAAGGAAGCATTATTCAAGACATTGGACTTAAACTCACAGAAAGAGTTCAACTTTAACCAATGGTACCGCTTCCATGATTCCAATGGGAAGCCATTTATTTGGAACGATCGATACAAATTGTCTGATGAAGAGTTCCATCTTAGTATCTCACATGATGATTCTCTTGTAATTGCTACAGTACTTCGTCAGAAGGTTTATCAAATCTAA
- the GUA1 gene encoding GMP synthase (glutamine-hydrolyzing) (Putative GMP synthase, involved in the final step of guanine biosynthesis; soluble protein in hyphae; flucytosine induced; macrophage-downregulated protein abundance; protein level decreases in stationary phase cultures): MSANIDDVPIEVSKVFDTILVLDFGSQYSHLITRRLREFNVYAEMLPCTQKIAELSWKPKGIILSGGPYSVYAEDAPHVDHDIFKLGVPILGICYGMQELAWINGKGVARGDKREYGPATLNVEDPECALFKGVDHSQVWMSHGDKLHALPTGFKVVATSDNSPFCGISNESEHIYGIQFHPEVTHTVQGKKLLKNFAVDICQAKTNWSMENFIDTEIARIKKLVGPTAEVIGAVSGGVDSTVGAKIMKEAIGDRFHAIYVDNGVMRKNETESVKKTLDEGLGINLTVVDAGDLFLGRLKGVTDPEKKRKIIGNTFIHVFEEEAAKIKPRDGSEIEYLLQGTLYPDVIESISFKGPSQTIKTHHNVGGLLEDMKLKLIEPLRELFKDEVRHLGELLGVPEDLVWRHPFPGPGLAIRVLGEVTKEQVKIAREADAIFIEEIKKAGLYRQISQAFAALLPVKSVGVMGDQRTYEQVIALRAIETLDFMTADWFIFEAAFLKKVASRIVNEVDGVARVTYDITSKPPATVEWE, from the coding sequence ATGAGTGCCAATATTGACGATGTTCCTATTGAAGTTTCCAAAGTATTTGATACCATTTTGGTATTAGATTTTGGTTCTCAATATTCCCATTTAATTACCCGTCGTTTGAGAGAATTCAATGTTTACGCTGAAATGTTGCCATGCACTCAAAAGATTGCAGAATTATCTTGGAAACCAAAGGGTATAATTTTATCTGGTGGTCCATACTCAGTTTATGCTGAAGATGCCCCTCATGTCGATCatgatattttcaaattgggtGTTCCAATTTTGGGTATTTGTTATGGTATGCAAGAATTGGCTTGGATCAATGGTAAGGGTGTTGCTAGAGGTGACAAAAGAGAATATGGTCCAGCTACTTTGAATGTTGAAGATCCAGAATGTGCTTTGTTCAAGGGAGTTGATCACTCTCAAGTTTGGATGTCCCATGGTGATAAATTACATGCCTTGCCAACTGGTTTCAAAGTTGTCGCCACTTCAGACAACTCACCATTCTGTGGTATCTCCAATGAAAGTGAACATATTTACGGTATTCAATTCCATCCAGAAGTCACACATACTGTTCAAGgtaagaaattgttgaagaacTTTGCTGTTGATATTTGTCAAGCCAAAACCAACTGGAGTATGGAAAACTTTATTGACACTGAAATTGCTAGAATTAAGAAATTGGTCGGACCAACTGCTGAAGTCATTGGTGCTGTTTCTGGTGGTGTTGATTCTACTGTTGGTGCCAAAATTATGAAAGAAGCCATTGGTGATCGTTTCCATGCCATCTACGTTGACAATGGTGTTATGAGAAAGAATGAAACCGAAAGTGTCAAGAAAACTTTAGATGAAGGTTTAGGTATCAACTTAACTGTTGTTGATGCCGGTGATTTATTCTTGGGTAGATTGAAAGGTGTCACTGACccagaaaagaaaagaaagataatTGGTAATACATTTATCCATGTctttgaagaagaagctgCTAAGATTAAGCCACGTGACGGTTcagaaattgaatatctTTTACAAGGTACTTTGTATCCCGATGTTATTGAATCGATTTCATTCAAAGGACCATCTCAAACTATCAAGACCCATCACAATGTCGGTGGTTTATTAGAAgatatgaaattgaaattaatcGAGCCATTGAGAGAATTGTTCAAAGATGAAGTCCGTCATTTGGGTGAATTATTGGGTGTTCCAGAAGATTTGGTCTGGAGACATCCTTTCCCAGGTCCAGGTTTGGCCATCAGAGTTTTGGGAGAAGTTACCAAAGAACAAGTTAAAATTGCTCGTGAAGCCGATGCTATctttattgaagaaatcaagaaaGCTGGCTTATACAGACAAATCTCACAAGCTTTTGCTGCATTGTTACCGGTCAAATCTGTTGGTGTTATGGGTGATCAAAGAACTTATGAACAAGTTATTGCATTGAGAGCAATTGAAACCCTCGACTTTATGACTGCTGACtggtttatttttgaagctgcatttttgaaaaaagttgCTTCCAGAATTGTTAATGAGGTTGATGGTGTTGCTCGTGTCACTTATGATATCACCTCCAAACCTCCTGCTACAGTTGAATGGGAATAG
- a CDS encoding uncharacterized protein (Ortholog of C. dubliniensis CD36 : Cd36_08960, C. parapsilosis CDC317 : CPAR2_301680, Candida tenuis NRRL Y-1498 : cten_CGOB_00021 and Debaryomyces hansenii CBS767 : DEHA2F11088g) → MRSLPPPRITRARKWKRIKRAIKNLFSKGYISDYGVFSRIQANHYSISKIRRSRFSTRLVKSRNDLNIVKRANRGFKLANYISRASRRVSVSGLKRGLRSPKSRMDFRINF, encoded by the coding sequence ATGAGATCGTTACCACCTCCACGAATCACTCGAGCACGAAAATGGAAGAGAATCAAGAGAGCAATCAAAAACTTATTCTCCAAAGGGTATATTTCCGATTATGGTGTATTTTCCAGAATCCAAGCAAACCATTATTCTATCTCCAAAATTCGTCGACTGAGGTTTTCTACTCGATTAGttaaatcaagaaatgatttgaatatcGTAAAACGAGCAAACAGAGGTTTCAAACTAGCAAATTATATTAGTCGTGCTAGTAGAAGAGTTTCTGTGTCTGGCTTAAAAAGAGGCTTACGTTCaccaaaatcaagaatGGACTTCAGGATCAATTTTTAG
- the YTM1 gene encoding Ytm1p (Protein similar to S. cerevisiae Ytm1p, which is involved in biogenesis of the large ribosomal subunit; transposon mutation affects filamentous growth; protein level decreases in stationary phase cultures; Hap43p-induced gene): MSSTGENKNQIKIKFFTNEEDESLQVADTPLYVPVTLKRFGLSEVVNHLLGNFKGEDETKAPIPFDFLIDGVLLRTSIEDYLTKNGLSNEAFLTLEYTRAILPPSFLASFNNDDWISSIDSINPTTKIVMSSQLSISQPKILSGSYDGIVRTYNMSGKVEKQYVGHSAPVKAVKWISPTRIVSAGNDRQVRLWKTSYEEIIDEDEEEIEDGKTLALLEGHKAPVVDLAVDTQTNRILSAGYDQNIGFWSTNYKEMTSIQPLEYDSNVVSSSSKKRRKMAVQDATIRRRAPLSLLQGHSEPVEGVIFDAKDSTVGYSVSQDHTIKTWDLVTSRCVDTRTTGYSLLSVLQLPQVNLIASGSSARHINLHDPRVTTTSDQTISKLVGHTNFVVGLTASPHNQNMFASSSHDGTVKVWDVRAEKSLYTITRQDGSTNAKIFDVCWDDRIGIISGGEDKKLQINKGSDIAK, from the coding sequence ATGTCATCAACAGGGGAGAATAAAAACcaaataaagataaagttCTTCACaaatgaagaagacgaGTCATTACAAGTTGCTGATACTCCTCTCTATGTGCCTGTCACTCTTAAAAGATTTGGGTTATCAGAAGTGGTTAATCATCTTTTGGGAAACTTTAAAGGTGAAGATGAAACAAAAGCTCCTATCCCATTTGATTTCCTTATAGATGGTGTGTTGTTGCGTACTTCAATTGAAGATTACTTGACGAAAAATGGGTTATCTAATGAAGCGTTTCTTACATTGGAATATACAAGAGCAATTTTACCACCTTCATTTTTGGcttcttttaataatgatgacTGGATATCTTCTATAGATTCAATTAACCCGACCACCAAAATAGTCATGTCCTCTCAATTATCTATATCACAGCCAAAAATTTTGTCAGGGTCATACGATGGGATCGTTCGTACCTATAACATGTCAGGGaaagttgaaaaacaaTATGTTGGTCATTCTGCTCCTGTTAAGGCTGTGAAATGGATATCACCAACAAGAATTGTCTCTGCAGGTAACGATAGACAAGTTAGATTATGGAAGACTTCATACGAGGAAATAATAGacgaagatgaagaagaaatcgAGGATGGTAAAACCTTGGCACTTTTAGAGGGCCATAAAGCGCCAGTTGTGGATTTAGCTGTGGATACACAAACAAATAGAATTTTATCTGCCGGGTATGATCAAAATATTGGGTTTTGGTCCACCAACTACAAAGAAATGACATCTATCCAACCATTGGAATATGATTCTAATGTTGTTTCTTCATCGtctaaaaaaagaagaaaaatggCTGTCCAAGATGCTACAATTAGACGTCGTGCCCCATTATCATTGTTGCAAGGGCATCTGGAACCTGTAGAAGGAGTCATATTTGATGCTAAAGATTCTACAGTGGGGTACTCCGTTTCTCAAGATCATACAATCAAAACCTGGGATTTGGTCACTTCAAGATGTGTTGACACTAGAACCACTGgttattcattattatcagtGTTGCAATTGCCACAGGTTAACCTTATTGCTAGTGGTTCTTCTGCTCGTCATATAAATTTGCATGATCCAAGAGTAACTACCACCAGTGATCAAACAATTAGCAAGTTAGTGGGACATACAAACTTTGTCGTTGGCTTGACTGCTTCTCCTCATAATCAGAATATGTTTGCTTCATCCTCTCATGATGGTACTGTCAAAGTTTGGGACGTTAGAGCGGAGAAATCTTTGTACACAATAACAAGACAAGATGGGTCAACCAATGctaaaatatttgatgtTTGCTGGGATGATCGTATCGGTATTATAAGCGGAGGTGAAGACAAAAAGcttcaaatcaacaaagGATCCGATATAGCCAAATAG
- a CDS encoding uncharacterized protein (Protein of unknown function; induced by nitric oxide) has product MLSDVQLISTTVPLCIIVYYLLSLVYQKSQVPILVSTFIFTNMISRTSMFRSIVENAQSTLKQQITNIPKSAGTNYQNFVNLNDVQKREVLTAIQSLKSYETSSKAQNDRRRKLFQRMSYKQQKACKDIGYLKKLDKIDNAISANYKFVDDVADHAIAKYGISLKDFDLLNSEKKNASTTSASNYRVIEALGHYTRDWHPENIGLELLPMYEYVASQLSALIPYDAKKDTCLVFPGSGLGRLAHAFAKWDFGAVHSIEYSGLMNAFVDFNYTKSDKNYTLYPFVHTCSDFYSTESQLRTFEFKPLGEIPETLHIHNQDFRHFKIPNRDSYKNIVVVTAFFIDTAENLLDYLDVIKNLTLPSGNVERGYWINVGPLKYGTAAQVELNADELKDLRKNLGWKDYNSVYTIYDKLSAGDKTGLVGYLTDKESMWQGYYGLNMFASGREENKF; this is encoded by the coding sequence ACTATCTTTGGTCTATCAGAAATCACAAGTCCCTATATTAGTTTCAACATTTATTTTCACAAACATGATTTCTCGTACAAGCATGTTCAGATCAATCGTTGAAAATGCTCAACTGAcattgaaacaacaaatcacCAATATCCCTAAATCCGCGGGCaccaattatcaaaatttcGTCAACTTGAATGATGTTCAAAAACGTGAGGTTTTAACGGCAATTCAATCTTTGAAAAGCTATGAAACCAGTTCCAAAGCTCAAAACGACCGGAGAAGAAAACTATTCCAACGCATGTCATACAAACAGCAGAAAGCATGTAAAGATATTggatatttgaaaaaattggataaaATCGATAATGCTATCAGTGCCAATTacaaatttgttgatgatgttgcTGACCATGCTATCGCTAAATATGGAATTTCGTTAAAAGATTTcgatttattaaattcagaaaagaaaaatgcAAGTACAACATCTGCTTCCAATTATCGAGTAATTGAAGCTTTAGGTCATTATACTCGTGATTGGCATCCAGAAAATATTGGATTGGAATTATTACCCATGTACGAATATGTTGCCCTGCAACTCTCGGCGTTGATCCCTTATGATGCCAAAAAAGATACTTGTTTGGTTTTCCCAGGATCTGGATTAGGTAGATTAGCCCACGCATTTGCTAAATGGGATTTTGGTGCTGTTCATTCGATTGAATATTCCGGGTTGATGAATGcttttgttgatttcaaCTATACCAAATCAGACAAAAATTATACATTGTACCCGTTTGTTCATACTTGTTCTGATTTTTACAGCACCGAATCTCAATTGAGaacttttgaatttaaaccTCTAGGTGAAATCCCAGAAACGTTGCATATACATAATCAAGATTTTAGACATTTCAAAATCCCCAATAGAGATTCATATAAGAACATTGTGGTGGTAACCGCATTTTTCATTGACACGGCTGAGAATTTGTTGGATTATTTGGATGTTATAAAGAATTTGACATTACCATCAGGTAACGTAGAACGTGGTTATTGGATAAATGTTGGTCCATTGAAATACGGTACTGCAGCTCAAGTGGAATTAAACgctgatgaattgaaagacCTTCGCAAGAATTTAGGATGGAAAGATTATAACTCAGTGTACACAATTTACGACAAATTGTCGGCAGGTGACAAGACCGGACTTGTTGGGTATTTGACAGATAAAGAAAGTATGTGGCAAGGTTACTATGGACTTAACATGTTTGCCAGTGGTAGAGAGGAAAATAAGTTTTAA